The sequence AACTGGCGTCCCGATTTGACCACCACCACCGGCTTGGCGCGCGCGGCGGCACGTGCGGCCGACATGAACTTGCGCGCATCGCCGATGCGTTCGACGTAAAGCAGGATCGCGCGGGTGCGGTAGTCGGTGGCGAAGTAGTCGAGCAGGTCGCCGAAGTCCACATCCAGCGTATCGCCCAGCGACACCACTGCCGAAAAGCCGACCGAGCGTGCCACGCCCCACTCCACCAGCGCCGCGGCAATCGCGCTGGATTCGGAAATCAGCGCCAGATCGCCGGCCTGCGGGCAATGCGCGGCGATGCTGGCATTGAGCCGCGCATGCGGGGCGATCACGCCCAGGCAGTGCGGGCCAAGGATGCGCATGCCCTTCGCCCGCGCCGAGGCTTCCATGCGCGCGGCCGGCGAGCCGGGGCCGCTGCCGAGGCCTGCGGTGAGGATGATCGCCGCGGCCACCCCGCGCCGTGCGGCGATGGAGACGATGCGCGGCACGATGCGCGCCGGCGCGGTGATCACCACCAGGTCGGGGACCCACGGCAGATCGGTCAGGCGCGCCACCGTGCGCACGCCGTCGATCTCGCTATAGCGCGGGCTCACCCAACCGATCTGCCCCGGGAATCCGGCCGCGCGCAGATTACGCACCACCGCGCGCCCGGCCGAGCGATCGCGCGGGCTGCCACCGACCACCGCCACGGTGCTGGGGCGGAAGACCTGTTGCAGGTGATAGGTACTCATCGTGCGGGGGAGAACACTGCCATCGCGCTACGGTACACGCACTGATGGTTCCAGGCATGGCGTGCTGTGCAACACGCCTGTGTCACGCCCGGGCGACCAGCCGCAACAGAGGGTGCACAGGCCTTGCTGATTCGGCGATGCGCCATGCCGAACCACCCTGATGCGCCAAGGACGCAGTCATCGAGGTCCGTGCGTAGCGCGCAGAGATCATCCTGACGAAACCCTCCACGTCCCACCTAGATGGACGCCTGGCGATTGCTCGCCAGGCCTCCGGGGTACCGCTTACAACAACGTGCCACTCAAGATCGCCGCGGCAATACTGAAATAAATCACCAGCCCGGTGACATCCACCAGCGTGGCGACGAACGGGGCCGACGCACTGGCCGGGTCGAAGCCGAGGCGTTGCAGCACGAACGGCAGCATCGAGCCGGAGAGCGAACCGAAGGTGACGATGCCGATCAACGCCGCACCGATGGTCAGCGCCACCATCTGCCAGTGCGGGCCGTAGTCGTACAGGCCGGCGGTCTGCCAGATGGTGATGCGCACGATCGCCAGGATGCCCAGGATGGTGCCCAGGGTGAGGCCGGTGGGCAGCTCGCGTAGCGCCACCTTCCACCAGTCGCCCAGGCGGATTTCGCGCAGCGCCAGCGAGCGGATCAGCAGCGAGGTGGCCTGCGAGCCGGAGTTGCCGCCCGAGCTCATGATCAGCGGAATGAACAAGGTCAGCACCACCGCCTTGGACAACTCGTCCTCGAAATGCTGCATGGCGCTGGCGGTAAGCATTTCGCCCAAAAACAGCACGCTCAGCCAACCGGCGCGCTTTTTGATCATCTGACCGAAGCCAATCTGCATGTAGGGCTTGTCCAGCGCTTCCATGCCGCCGAACTTGTGCACGTCTTCGGTGGATTCGGCGATCAGTGCGTCGAGCACATCGTCCACGGTGACGATGCCCAACACGTGCCCGCGCACATCCACGACGGGGATCGCGAGCAGGTCGTGGCGACGGATCAGGCGCGCGACTTCTTCCTGGTCCAGTGCCGGGTCCACGGTGACCGGCGGATTGACCTGCGCCACGTCCAGGATCGGTGCATCGTCTGCGCCGGTGATCAGCCGGCGCATGGTCACCACCTGCGTGAGTACGCGGCTGTGTGGGTCGAGCAGATAAATGGCGTAGACGGTCTCGCGGCTGCGCTCCACTTCGCGGATGTGCTGCAAGGTGCGGCCTACTGTCCAGTCGGCCGGCACCGCCACGAACTCGGTGGTCATCAGCGCGCCGGCGGTGTTGGGCGGGTAGCGCATCAACGCCTGGATCGACAACCGCGCTTCGGCACTGAGCAACCACA comes from Xanthomonas vesicatoria ATCC 35937 and encodes:
- the mgtE gene encoding magnesium transporter codes for the protein MHNETLRLAQGVDALTAPLAELNTADAVEFLNTLDRDDAAQVLAALPPPRAVKLLEQPELRDASALVGLLPAEQAASLLGQMADDRATDIFHGLDAEQRQPLLWLLSAEARLSIQALMRYPPNTAGALMTTEFVAVPADWTVGRTLQHIREVERSRETVYAIYLLDPHSRVLTQVVTMRRLITGADDAPILDVAQVNPPVTVDPALDQEEVARLIRRHDLLAIPVVDVRGHVLGIVTVDDVLDALIAESTEDVHKFGGMEALDKPYMQIGFGQMIKKRAGWLSVLFLGEMLTASAMQHFEDELSKAVVLTLFIPLIMSSGGNSGSQATSLLIRSLALREIRLGDWWKVALRELPTGLTLGTILGILAIVRITIWQTAGLYDYGPHWQMVALTIGAALIGIVTFGSLSGSMLPFVLQRLGFDPASASAPFVATLVDVTGLVIYFSIAAAILSGTLL